The Streptomyces sp. NBC_00510 genomic interval ACCGCCCGGTCGGGGGGCGAAACGGGCGGCTCCGGCAGGTCGCCTTACCTCGCATCGCCCGGCTGAAACCCTCGAAGTAGGGGTTTCCGAGGGCAGAGCGAAGATCCATGAAGTCGGCTGGGCTCGTAGGAGGTGGGTGGGCGGTCCGGAGGCTGGAGGTTCTATCGAGTGCTGAGCCCGCCCGGCTGGGGCCCGGGCCTCGTGGATGGTTCACACGACCAGTCGGGCGGACACTTGCGGGCGGCCCCGCCTCTAGTCAGGGAAGGACAGCGACGAGCCCGCACTTAAATGGTGCGCCCGCTCCCGGGAATTTGCGAGGCCCTCACCGCGCAGCCCGCGGCGGTGGGGGCCCCTTCTTCCCGGGCGGTCTTGCGGGCGTGTGGAGGCACGTCGGGCAGGCTCGCCTTTCCAGAATGCCCGCAAAGGCTCGTTGCCGCGCGCTAAAGATGTAGGCCAGGCCCCGCCTCTCGCACGGCAGGGGCCTGGCCCTCGACCGAAGGACGTCTTGGGTGAGGTGGACAACCCCTCGGCGCTGCACCTAGCCTCCGCGGGCCTGCAGGGGGCCGCAAGCTAGTCGCCGCAGCCGAGTGAGGGGCGGCCCCTCCCCGGGACGTCTCCCTCGTGGACGGAGCTGCGCTACCAGCATGCGACTGCTCGTGGCTGGGGTCACGCTTGCCTCATGAACTGCCGTGTGATCGTGTACCCGCCGACGGGTAGCGGGGGACGCCGTGTGCGTTACGACGGGAAAATCCTTGGCCTCGCATACGCTCCGCGAGACCTGGTCGCGCTCGTGCGCCACGCTGGGCTCCCACTGCGGATAGCTGACTTGTACAGCGGCGAGGTTGTCGAATGGCGTGGGGTCGGCCCGACGATGTGGACGCCGTAGCCTCCTCTGTTGGACCGCTCGCGGACCGGGGAAGGCCATTCTGGGGGCTGAGTTGGGTCAGAGCGCGACCCCGCCCGGTGTGCGCGACGGAGTCAGAGGGCGGGCCGCAGCCCAGGATGCGCAGCATGCCCGGTAGGAGCACGCTGGACAGCGCGAGTCGGGTGTCGTCCTACCCCCGCCGACGAGCGATGGACGGCGCGCGCGAAGGGGCTTTGGGAGTGGCCCTCCGCTGTCCCTACGGCGCGTCGGCCTAACGCCTTACCTTGCACGCATCACCGAAACCTCAGGGGCCGGGAAGCTCCTATAGCTCCTGCGGGGCGGTGATCCGCATGCGACAGCGGACCAAGCCGTCCTCGGGCAGGTCGAGCAGCATGCTGCTTCCGTCGGTGGCGCGAGCCTGAATCCATGCGCGGACGTAGGCGACCTGGTCGACGGGGCCGGTGAGGACGATGTCGACGGCGTCGTGGTCGGGTGGCGGGAAGAGGTCGTTCTCGACTGTCCTCATAGCGTGTCAACGGTTCGGCCTGGGCTGGTGCGGCGGCCCGGAGCGGTGGCCACTCGAAGGAGTGGCGCCGTCTTGGCTGTGCCGCTCCCCCGCCACTCGCCGCGCTCCCACCAGCCCGCGGCGAATCCGCGCAGGCCTGCACCACTGCAGTGCCGGCATACGTCCTCGGTCGGCGGACCGACGTCCTGGCCTCCAACCGACCGGCCCGGGCCTTTCCTCACCGACTGGGACCGCCTCGCTGCCGAGACCGCAAAGATCCTTAGCCTGAAGGCCGGGTGCCCCCCGACCGGCAACTCGCAGACCTGTGGGCCAACTCACGCTGCAGGCATCGCATTTCTTGATCACCGCAGTATGGCGCGCGCTGCGCCGACAGTCGTTGTCTGCGTCATGCCGGGCACGTCACCGCGGGCACAGGGCACGGACCATGTGCCCGCGACGCCACATGATGCCTGCGGTTGTGCGCGAACGGTGCAGAGAGCAGGGGGCTGGCGCTTGTGGCAGGCGCCGGCTGCCGTCGTAGTCTGAACTTGTCCGTCCGGCCGGATCAGGCCCTACGGGGGCCGATTAAGGCCGGGCGGGCCCGTCACCACACGTCGGGGCCGCCGCCGCGCCACTCGATCACGTCGGGGTCGGCGATGTCGAACCATGCGGGATCGAAGCCAGCAAGCCAAAGGAACGCTCCAGTTCTGTCATGTCACGGGCAGTCCCGAAGTACACCCCGTTGATCGTTACTCCGCGGCCGTCCACGGGCGGAAGGACGATGACGGACGGCTCCTTGGCGGGCATATATCCAGCGTGTCTCGCGCGGAACGCGGGTGCATCCTGGAAGTGTGGCCCTGCCCATGCGGAGGGGGCGCAGCCCTCGGGGCGGGGTCGCCCAAACGTCTGCCTGGCCATGCGAGTGGTCCACGCGGCTGGCCGGGTGGGCAGGAAGGCGCGGTCCCGTCGCTTCCTCCGGGGCCTTCGGCGGGGCCGCTCCGTCACGCGGCATGGTTCGTTCGTCGACGAGACGGCCACCGAGAGCTGACCCCGCTGGCTCGACACGCGCGAGCCGTACAGTCGAACATGCGAGCGACTTGCCGCCTGATGCTGAGCGGCTGCGGGTAATCCGGTTGTACCTGCAGCTGCAGATCGACACGGTCGATGCGAAGATCCGCGAGGCAGAGGAGAGGGAGCCTCGACCCGCTGCCGCTGCTACGCCGCCGAAGCAGGAGAAGTCGCACGCCAAGGGCGGGATCGGCTGGCGCCTCCAGCACCCACCCAAGGGCGGGGCCCTCCACGGTGTGATCCACCGCGGCGACTGCCCGGACGCGGTCGGCGGCTGGCTCAGCCCCCGCGAGCTGGAGATCGCCCTCGGCATGCCGGACATCGAGGCCTGCCCCCGCTGCCACCCCGAGCGCGCAGCCGGGGCCTGAACTCACGAAAGCGGTCATGCGTGGGTGCGCTGGACGCACGCGGCGACGACGTCTTTGAGGCTGCCGGTGCGCTCCAGCCCCCCTTTGTTCGAGGTGCCAGGGCACCTGCCGCCGGTGCCGCCCCCTCGCCTTACCCCTGGCGGGGCGTCCATGTGCACGCGTGTATCGAATGCACCCGAAGGGGCGCGCTTACTCGCTCGACCGTCGACGTGGCCCTCAGGTCTTGCTGCGCCCCCCTGCTGTGCGACGCATCGAATCGACGTGGCCCTTCCCGCCCCGAGAGCAATGCGGTCCCTCCGGTGTGCCGGCAGGCTGGCGCGACGATCCGTCCGTTCAGGGCACCCGGCTCGCCTGATCGGACGACTTGTGTCGCGCTCTCGCTGCTACCACCCGGGAGGGCGGTAGAGAGCAAGGTAATGCCGCCGAGCCACCCGTGAGAGAGACGCCATGGCCGCTGACGCCCATGCCTCCGGACGCCATGAGACCGAGGAAGAGCGCGCGGATCGCAAATGGGGCGAACTCATCCAGGAGGTGCGCGTCGCCCAGACCGGCGTGCAGATCCTCTTCGGTTTCCTGCTGACGGTGGTGTTCACTCCCCGCTACACGCAGCTGCAGCACGCGGACAAGGTCATTTACATCGTCACCGTCGCCCTGGGGGCCTCGGCCACCGGCGCCCTGGTCGGGCCGGTGGCCTTCCACCGCCTGGTGTCGGGGCTGCACATCAAGCCGCAGACAGTGCAATGGGCCTCCCGCGTGACCTTCGTGGGTCTGATCCTGCTCCTCGCCACGATGACAGCGGCGCTATTGCTGGTGCTGCGCGTAGCCACGGACGACCCCTTCGTCCCATACCTGGTCGGCGCGGTCCTGGCTTGGTACCTCATGTGCTGGTTTGTCCTGCCCTGCTGGGCACGGGTTCGCTTCGCAGGTCACCGGCACAAGTGAGCGAACGGCTCCAATAGCGGGTGGGCGACTGACGAGCCGCAACCTCCCTACGCAAGCGGCGCCTTGACGGGTGTGAGGGCGGTGAAGGGATGGCACGCCTTGGCCCCTCCCCAGCGCCTTGGTGGCAGGGAAGGCCATGGTGAGGACGTCGGCGACGGCGGGAGCGGGTGGCTTTGCCGACG includes:
- a CDS encoding DUF6328 family protein, with translation MAADAHASGRHETEEERADRKWGELIQEVRVAQTGVQILFGFLLTVVFTPRYTQLQHADKVIYIVTVALGASATGALVGPVAFHRLVSGLHIKPQTVQWASRVTFVGLILLLATMTAALLLVLRVATDDPFVPYLVGAVLAWYLMCWFVLPCWARVRFAGHRHK